In one Niallia taxi genomic region, the following are encoded:
- a CDS encoding nicotinate phosphoribosyltransferase: protein MRYSDDSLMLHTDLYQINMVETYWKDNVHERKAVFEMYFRKLPFGNGYAVFAGLERVMDIIESFHFSKTDIEYLREVGYSEEFLSYLSEIRFTGDIHCVREGEIVFANEPLLRVEATLAEAQLLETILLNIVNYQTLIATKASRIKMVIGENTAMEFGTRRAHELDAALWGTRAAYIGGFSATSNVRAGKLFDIPIAGTHAHALVQAYRDEYKAFKSYASSHKDCVFLVDTYDTLRSGVPNAIKVAKEFAGRINFKAIRLDSGDLAYLSKRARQMLDEAGFTNTEIIASNDLDEYTIMNVKAEGARIDVWGIGTKLITAYDQAALGGVYKLVSIEEENGEMADTIKISANPEKVTTPGQKRLYRIINKGNGHAEGDYLALASEDVTQERLKMFHPVHTYISKFVTDYTAKELHVTAIKDGKSCYEQPSLQEIQRYAADNLKLFWDEYKRMLNPEEYPVDLSEECWNNKMKLIKEVQEEVEKSMGRR, encoded by the coding sequence ATGAGATATTCAGATGACAGCTTAATGCTGCACACAGACTTATATCAGATTAATATGGTAGAAACGTACTGGAAGGACAATGTTCATGAACGGAAGGCTGTGTTTGAAATGTATTTTCGCAAGCTTCCCTTCGGAAATGGATATGCGGTTTTTGCAGGACTTGAGCGGGTTATGGACATAATCGAGAGCTTTCATTTTTCAAAAACAGATATTGAGTATTTGCGAGAGGTTGGCTATTCAGAAGAGTTCTTGAGCTATCTGAGTGAAATTCGCTTTACTGGTGACATTCATTGTGTGAGAGAGGGAGAAATCGTGTTTGCCAATGAACCACTGCTGAGGGTTGAGGCAACATTAGCAGAAGCACAGCTGTTAGAAACAATTCTCCTCAATATTGTAAACTATCAAACCTTGATTGCCACAAAGGCTTCTCGTATCAAAATGGTAATTGGTGAAAACACGGCAATGGAATTCGGGACGAGAAGGGCACATGAACTGGATGCTGCATTGTGGGGAACAAGAGCAGCTTATATCGGCGGTTTTTCTGCAACCAGTAATGTAAGAGCAGGGAAGCTCTTTGATATTCCGATTGCAGGTACACATGCCCATGCTCTTGTGCAAGCATATCGCGATGAGTATAAAGCATTCAAGAGCTATGCAAGCAGCCATAAGGATTGTGTTTTTTTAGTCGATACTTATGATACTTTACGCTCAGGGGTGCCAAATGCAATCAAGGTTGCTAAGGAATTTGCGGGTCGCATCAACTTTAAGGCGATAAGACTGGACAGTGGTGATCTTGCGTATTTATCAAAAAGAGCAAGACAAATGCTCGATGAGGCAGGCTTTACAAATACAGAGATAATTGCGTCCAATGACCTGGATGAATATACGATTATGAATGTAAAAGCAGAGGGTGCGAGAATTGATGTGTGGGGTATTGGCACAAAGCTGATTACCGCATATGACCAAGCGGCACTTGGTGGTGTTTACAAGCTTGTCAGTATTGAAGAAGAAAATGGAGAAATGGCCGATACGATAAAAATCTCAGCTAATCCGGAAAAAGTAACAACACCTGGTCAAAAAAGGCTGTACCGCATCATTAATAAAGGGAACGGTCATGCGGAAGGAGATTATCTTGCACTTGCTAGTGAGGATGTCACACAGGAACGATTGAAAATGTTTCATCCTGTTCACACATATATCAGCAAGTTCGTCACAGATTACACAGCAAAAGAATTGCATGTGACAGCAATTAAGGATGGAAAGAGCTGTTATGAACAGCCGTCTCTCCAAGAGATTCAAAGATATGCAGCAGATAATCTCAAGCTGTTTTGGGATGAATATAAACGTATGCTGAATCCAGAGGAATATCCAGTCGATCTTAGCGAGGAATGCTGGAATAACAAAATGAAGCTTATTAAAGAAGTCCAAGAAGAAGTTGAAAAAAGCATGGGAAGGAGGTAA
- a CDS encoding cysteine hydrolase family protein, whose amino-acid sequence MNKALINIDYTVDFASIDGRLSCGEMGEIIEKEVTSITEKFIRNGDYTVFAVDVHEAGDTHHPEHTLFPPHNIRNTAGRSLFGSLREVYERNNQLNHIYYLDKTRYSAFTGTDLELKLRERGITELHLVGLCTDICVLHTAVDAYNKGFSLVIYKDAVASFSLKGHEWAIEHFKTVLGAKIIQRNGADE is encoded by the coding sequence GTGAATAAGGCGTTAATAAATATTGACTATACTGTTGATTTTGCTTCAATTGATGGAAGATTATCCTGTGGTGAGATGGGGGAAATAATAGAAAAAGAAGTTACATCTATTACAGAGAAATTTATCCGTAATGGTGATTATACGGTTTTTGCCGTGGATGTGCATGAAGCGGGGGATACACATCATCCAGAGCATACATTATTTCCACCCCATAATATTAGGAACACAGCAGGCAGAAGTTTATTCGGCAGTTTGCGGGAGGTTTATGAAAGAAATAACCAGCTCAATCATATTTATTATTTAGACAAAACAAGATACTCAGCTTTTACAGGGACAGATTTGGAGTTGAAGTTAAGAGAAAGAGGTATCACGGAGCTTCATCTTGTCGGCTTATGCACAGATATATGTGTGCTTCATACTGCAGTAGATGCATATAATAAAGGCTTTAGTCTCGTCATATATAAGGATGCGGTAGCCTCCTTTTCACTAAAGGGACATGAATGGGCAATCGAGCACTTTAAGACAGTTTTAGGAGCGAAAATCATTCAGAGAAATGGAGCGGATGAATAA
- a CDS encoding NUDIX domain-containing protein, translating to MKYKTEKEALANYDSTKYRTPDGYTADIAIFTIVSEKTEEKAPPSMTLKLLLIKRAETDQEGNPNIEGGKWALPGGFVDALKEETALMAAKRELKEETNVDGLHIMHFGVYDNFKRDPRGWMISNAFYAIVPEEDIKKRQANDDAAEVELFAVEEIPALNLAFDHQEIIKDGLRFIKRDMITTTAAKSFLPKEFTLSELQRVLLTVGEDPRISNDSVFFTKAPKLPFIEKATDVDGSPKKTKRNSFRPSQLYVFNDYEIIESIYH from the coding sequence ATGAAATATAAAACAGAAAAAGAAGCACTGGCAAATTATGATTCAACAAAATACCGAACGCCTGACGGTTATACTGCTGATATTGCCATTTTCACGATTGTTTCAGAAAAAACAGAGGAAAAAGCACCACCATCCATGACACTGAAGCTATTGCTTATAAAGCGGGCTGAAACTGACCAAGAAGGAAATCCAAATATTGAGGGTGGAAAATGGGCTCTTCCTGGGGGATTTGTTGATGCACTAAAGGAAGAAACTGCTTTAATGGCAGCAAAAAGAGAATTAAAGGAAGAAACAAATGTGGATGGTTTGCATATAATGCATTTTGGCGTATATGACAATTTTAAACGAGATCCAAGGGGCTGGATGATATCAAATGCTTTTTATGCAATCGTTCCAGAAGAAGATATTAAAAAGCGTCAGGCTAATGATGATGCAGCAGAAGTGGAGTTGTTTGCTGTAGAGGAGATACCAGCTTTAAACTTGGCTTTTGATCATCAAGAAATCATTAAAGATGGACTGCGCTTTATAAAGCGGGACATGATTACGACTACTGCAGCTAAAAGCTTCCTGCCAAAGGAATTTACACTGTCAGAGCTGCAGCGGGTGCTGCTGACAGTTGGAGAAGATCCAAGGATTTCGAATGATTCGGTCTTTTTCACAAAGGCACCAAAGCTTCCATTTATTGAAAAAGCAACCGATGTAGACGGGTCACCTAAAAAGACGAAAAGAAATTCATTTAGACCATCACAGCTATATGTTTTTAATGATTATGAAATTATTGAATCCATTTATCATTAA
- a CDS encoding methyl-accepting chemotaxis protein, with amino-acid sequence MKKINITWNLRAKLYTAFAIILLIPTIAVGLLSYNSAKNELENSLLKSAEENVKLLNSNIDNTLSPKVHDAGFFSDLLTADMFTEGDNNSQGVQKLTQYIGLHPEAQSIYIGTTDGRMISYPKTDLSSDYDPRERPWYQAGMDSNDVVVTSPYKDSSTGDMVVTVTKKLKDGSGVLAIDINIKRLAETASNVNIGEDGYALLLDAQQLFIVNPKGEAGAKAEQSYYKELYKANNGIINYTTDGNESVMYYTTNKLTGWKIAGTMSSSETEEAASPILNTTFLVIAVAVVIGAAIVMVIVRSIVIRVRALQKTAQKISSGDLTEDIKTNSNDEIGKLALSFIDMQTSLRSLLGTVEHNAVQVAASAEQLNASAVQTSEATEQVAEAIQEVASSAEKQTSGMEENILALNRISAGTASISESTTAVSNLTRETTEKAETGGRSVKLTVDQMNLIHASVLDSNAVIHSLYDRSKEIGTILNVITAISEQTNLLALNAAIEAARAGESGKGFAVVAEEVRKLAEQSQSSASQISDLIKAIQQDTESTVQKMATVVDNVQSGLSVSEDAIEKFGDILSSMKEISPKMADVSNTIKEMLVVVKDVEETAFDVADIAKSNAASSEEVAASTEEQLAAMEEISSSSHTLSVMADELHAIIKKYKY; translated from the coding sequence ATGAAAAAAATAAACATCACATGGAATTTAAGGGCAAAGCTTTACACAGCATTTGCTATTATTCTTTTAATTCCAACAATAGCAGTGGGCCTCCTTTCCTATAACAGTGCTAAAAATGAACTAGAAAACAGTTTATTAAAAAGCGCTGAGGAAAATGTTAAACTGCTTAATTCAAACATAGACAATACGCTTTCCCCAAAGGTGCATGATGCAGGATTTTTTAGTGATTTACTGACTGCAGACATGTTTACAGAAGGAGACAATAATTCACAAGGAGTCCAAAAGCTCACCCAATATATCGGATTACATCCAGAAGCACAATCCATTTATATCGGTACAACAGATGGACGAATGATTTCATATCCTAAAACAGACCTTTCAAGCGATTATGACCCAAGAGAAAGACCTTGGTATCAAGCGGGAATGGATAGTAATGATGTAGTTGTTACAAGTCCTTATAAAGATTCAAGCACAGGAGATATGGTTGTTACTGTCACGAAAAAGCTGAAAGACGGAAGTGGCGTATTGGCAATTGATATCAATATAAAAAGACTTGCAGAGACAGCGAGTAATGTTAATATCGGTGAAGATGGATATGCCCTGCTCCTTGATGCACAGCAGCTATTTATCGTGAATCCAAAAGGAGAAGCTGGTGCGAAGGCTGAACAAAGCTATTATAAGGAGCTTTACAAAGCAAACAACGGGATCATCAACTATACCACTGATGGCAATGAAAGTGTTATGTATTACACGACAAATAAACTGACAGGCTGGAAAATAGCTGGAACTATGTCTTCTTCAGAAACAGAAGAAGCAGCTTCACCAATTTTAAACACTACCTTCCTTGTGATTGCTGTAGCAGTAGTTATTGGTGCAGCAATTGTCATGGTGATAGTAAGATCGATTGTCATCAGAGTGAGAGCACTCCAAAAAACAGCACAGAAAATCAGCAGTGGTGATTTAACAGAAGATATTAAAACAAATTCAAATGATGAAATTGGCAAGCTTGCTTTATCCTTCATTGACATGCAGACAAGCTTAAGAAGTTTGTTAGGAACTGTTGAGCATAACGCCGTTCAAGTGGCTGCTTCAGCCGAACAGCTTAATGCAAGTGCTGTGCAGACAAGTGAAGCAACAGAACAAGTGGCAGAAGCTATTCAAGAGGTTGCATCAAGCGCTGAAAAACAAACGTCAGGAATGGAAGAAAATATTTTAGCATTAAACAGAATTTCGGCAGGGACTGCTTCCATTTCTGAAAGCACTACTGCTGTTTCCAATTTGACGAGAGAAACAACTGAAAAAGCGGAAACAGGCGGCCGTTCTGTTAAGCTGACTGTTGACCAAATGAATCTTATACATGCATCTGTGCTTGATTCGAATGCAGTCATTCACTCCTTGTATGACCGCTCTAAAGAAATCGGGACTATTTTAAATGTTATTACAGCTATTTCAGAACAGACAAATCTTCTAGCATTAAATGCAGCAATTGAAGCTGCAAGAGCAGGCGAATCTGGCAAAGGTTTTGCCGTTGTTGCAGAAGAAGTCCGAAAACTCGCTGAACAATCACAAAGCTCAGCAAGTCAAATTTCAGATTTGATTAAGGCCATCCAGCAGGACACAGAAAGCACTGTTCAAAAAATGGCTACTGTCGTTGACAACGTTCAAAGTGGACTGTCTGTATCGGAGGATGCTATTGAAAAGTTTGGTGATATCCTTTCCAGCATGAAGGAAATCTCACCAAAAATGGCTGATGTATCTAACACAATTAAAGAAATGCTTGTAGTCGTTAAGGACGTAGAAGAAACAGCTTTTGATGTTGCAGATATTGCGAAAAGCAATGCAGCTTCATCAGAAGAGGTCGCTGCATCGACAGAAGAACAACTTGCAGCAATGGAGGAGATTTCCTCTTCGTCCCATACACTCTCAGTTATGGCAGATGAGCTACACGCCATTATTAAAAAATATAAATATTAA
- a CDS encoding ATP-binding protein, whose amino-acid sequence MEKASIDFKSLKQKCLENGLNPTAMTVFSERLNKEELLQKHMEYQEILDVVVYFLDKFLDSLKEMPIIASVCDAEGYLLRNLGHEQSMRNAEIIGIAEGVRFKEEDCGIDAISLSLKHKKSVEIVGFQHYHTHLHTKACYAVPIMDWTEDKVIGTISIMTELEHASPLMLTLLSTVNQTIEREIDLIRQNHELNILNKIIMDTTRNGILVAAQSGRLLDFNAFAEHITGWKKEDIIGASILDLKYFGEYLQNVLNTKRPYTDIEISFTREKDNETLIFLLDCFPIFLNNGTLVGAFAQFRDFTDRKKTEQLLLNSEKLTAVGQMAASVAHEIRNPLTTIQGFIQYLENDFNKKAHYDLIMSELKRINFIVGEFLILSKPHAVHFVKQDLQKIMDETVSLFQASANMNNILMERNYNENSILVQCDENQLKQVFMNVFKNSVEAMPYGGTIKILTDVTEEKEAIIQIEDNGIGMTPAQIKKLGLPFYTTKDTGTGLGYMVIFKIIEQHKGHLHIESAVNQGTTIEIRLPLAEK is encoded by the coding sequence ATGGAGAAAGCATCTATTGATTTTAAATCACTTAAACAAAAGTGCCTGGAAAATGGACTAAATCCAACTGCGATGACAGTTTTTTCGGAGAGGCTGAATAAAGAGGAATTACTTCAAAAGCATATGGAGTACCAGGAAATTTTGGATGTCGTTGTGTATTTTCTCGATAAATTCCTCGATTCTTTAAAGGAGATGCCAATTATCGCTTCTGTCTGTGATGCAGAGGGATATTTGCTGAGGAATCTTGGTCATGAACAGAGCATGCGGAATGCAGAAATAATCGGGATTGCAGAAGGAGTGCGCTTTAAAGAAGAGGATTGTGGCATTGATGCCATTTCTTTATCGTTAAAGCATAAAAAAAGCGTTGAAATAGTAGGGTTTCAGCATTATCATACACATCTCCATACGAAAGCCTGTTATGCAGTGCCTATTATGGACTGGACGGAGGATAAGGTTATTGGGACAATCTCGATTATGACAGAGCTTGAACATGCAAGCCCTCTGATGCTGACGCTCTTGTCCACTGTGAATCAAACGATTGAAAGGGAAATTGATTTAATTAGGCAAAACCATGAGTTAAATATTTTGAACAAGATTATCATGGATACGACGAGAAACGGGATATTAGTTGCTGCTCAAAGTGGTAGGCTGCTTGATTTCAATGCATTTGCAGAACATATAACAGGATGGAAAAAAGAGGATATTATCGGTGCGAGCATTTTGGATTTAAAGTATTTTGGAGAATATTTGCAGAATGTACTTAACACGAAAAGACCTTATACAGATATTGAAATTTCCTTTACGAGAGAAAAGGATAATGAGACCCTTATTTTCTTGCTTGATTGCTTTCCAATCTTTTTGAACAACGGGACGCTAGTGGGTGCATTTGCTCAATTCAGGGATTTTACTGATCGCAAGAAAACAGAACAGCTTTTGTTGAATTCAGAAAAGCTGACTGCTGTCGGACAGATGGCTGCAAGTGTAGCGCATGAAATCCGCAATCCGCTCACTACGATACAAGGATTCATTCAGTATTTAGAAAATGACTTCAATAAAAAAGCTCATTATGACCTTATCATGTCTGAGTTAAAACGAATTAATTTTATTGTAGGGGAATTTTTGATTCTTTCTAAGCCGCATGCTGTTCACTTTGTTAAACAAGACTTGCAGAAGATTATGGATGAAACAGTTTCCTTATTCCAGGCAAGTGCCAATATGAACAATATCTTAATGGAAAGAAATTATAACGAGAATAGCATACTAGTCCAATGTGATGAAAACCAATTAAAGCAAGTTTTCATGAACGTTTTTAAAAACAGTGTGGAAGCAATGCCATATGGGGGAACGATTAAAATTCTTACAGATGTGACAGAGGAAAAGGAAGCGATTATTCAAATTGAGGATAATGGCATCGGTATGACCCCTGCGCAAATCAAAAAACTCGGACTTCCATTTTATACGACAAAGGATACGGGAACAGGATTAGGCTATATGGTGATATTCAAAATTATTGAACAGCATAAAGGTCATCTTCATATTGAAAGTGCTGTTAATCAAGGAACGACTATTGAAATTAGACTTCCGCTTGCAGAAAAATAA
- the dpaA gene encoding dipicolinic acid synthetase subunit A codes for MIDNSTILIIGGDQRQLQVIDKLAKTAGKIILTGFDQIQLEYANVIKQRISEVDFSSVDRILLPIPGIATNGKAESKFSSEEIVLTENMFRQTKEDCKIYSGIITPFLEYIKKTTGRSIISIFSRDDVAILNSIPTAEGTLKIAIEETDYTIHGSNVVVLGFGRVGMTVARLFAAVGAIVSVAVRETADKARVQEMGLKPILFNTLSEEIATQNICINTVPFHVVTKELIDAMSAQAFIIDLASKPGGTDFAYAEEKGIKAIHALGLPAKVAPTTAGEIIADIVLE; via the coding sequence ATGATTGATAACTCTACAATCCTGATTATCGGCGGTGATCAACGCCAGCTTCAAGTGATTGATAAGCTTGCTAAAACAGCTGGAAAGATTATTTTGACAGGCTTTGATCAAATACAGCTGGAATATGCTAATGTCATCAAACAACGGATATCTGAAGTTGATTTCAGCAGTGTGGACAGAATCCTTTTGCCTATCCCTGGCATTGCAACTAATGGAAAAGCAGAATCAAAGTTTTCTAGTGAGGAAATTGTTTTGACAGAAAATATGTTTCGGCAGACAAAAGAGGATTGCAAGATTTATTCAGGCATCATTACCCCATTTCTCGAATACATAAAAAAAACAACAGGACGTAGCATCATCTCCATCTTTTCACGAGATGATGTCGCTATTTTGAACTCCATCCCCACTGCTGAAGGTACTTTAAAGATTGCCATAGAAGAAACAGACTATACGATACATGGTTCCAATGTAGTAGTATTAGGCTTTGGCAGGGTTGGCATGACCGTTGCCCGTCTTTTTGCAGCTGTCGGCGCCATTGTCAGTGTTGCCGTCAGAGAAACAGCTGACAAAGCAAGAGTACAGGAAATGGGCTTAAAGCCAATTTTGTTTAATACCTTATCTGAAGAGATAGCTACTCAAAACATTTGTATTAATACCGTTCCCTTTCATGTTGTCACAAAAGAGCTGATTGATGCCATGTCAGCACAAGCTTTCATTATTGATCTTGCCTCAAAGCCTGGTGGAACAGATTTCGCTTATGCAGAGGAAAAAGGAATAAAGGCCATTCATGCTCTCGGTCTGCCAGCTAAGGTTGCACCGACAACAGCAGGTGAAATAATCGCCGATATTGTCCTCGAATAG
- a CDS encoding aldo/keto reductase: MKYRHLGKTGLKVSEVSFGTWAIGGSWGKTNDAEALKSLDRAIGEGVNFFDTADVYGNGHSEELLAMATKGKEEDIHIATKFCRSGDIHSADTYTYENVQTFCENSLKRLNREAIDLYQIHCPPLEVLQDGSVFEVLDRLKKEGKIKHYGVSVETVEEGLVCLNHEGVDALQVIFNIFRQKPLETLLPEAKRKGTGILVRLPLASGLLTGKFTEGHRFEQDDHRAFNENGESFNIGETFAGLGFSKGVELAEELRWIAEGRQSMASASLRWILDHEEVSCIIPGFKNEQQVMGNLVALQEKSFSQAEKTRLQEFYQQKVKNSIRGPY, from the coding sequence ATGAAGTATAGACATCTGGGGAAAACAGGTCTAAAGGTAAGTGAAGTAAGTTTTGGGACTTGGGCGATTGGAGGCTCTTGGGGGAAAACAAATGATGCTGAAGCACTTAAATCGCTTGATCGGGCAATAGGGGAAGGTGTGAACTTCTTTGATACAGCTGATGTCTATGGAAATGGGCATAGTGAAGAACTGCTTGCGATGGCGACGAAGGGTAAGGAAGAAGACATTCATATTGCGACAAAATTTTGCCGGAGCGGAGATATTCATTCAGCTGACACTTACACATATGAAAATGTTCAGACCTTTTGCGAAAATAGCTTGAAGCGCTTGAACAGAGAGGCTATCGACTTATATCAGATTCATTGTCCGCCGCTTGAAGTTCTTCAGGATGGCAGTGTTTTTGAAGTCCTTGACCGTCTGAAAAAGGAAGGGAAAATTAAGCACTATGGCGTCAGTGTAGAAACAGTGGAAGAAGGTTTAGTATGTCTCAATCATGAGGGCGTTGATGCACTGCAAGTCATCTTTAATATTTTCCGTCAAAAGCCATTAGAAACACTTTTGCCAGAAGCAAAGCGGAAAGGCACAGGGATTTTGGTGCGTTTGCCGCTTGCGAGCGGGCTGTTAACAGGGAAGTTTACGGAAGGGCATCGTTTTGAACAGGACGATCATCGTGCATTTAATGAAAATGGAGAGTCTTTTAATATTGGAGAGACATTTGCTGGCCTTGGTTTTTCAAAGGGAGTGGAGCTAGCAGAAGAGCTTCGCTGGATTGCAGAAGGTCGCCAATCCATGGCATCAGCTTCTTTAAGATGGATACTTGACCATGAAGAGGTATCATGTATAATCCCAGGCTTCAAAAATGAGCAGCAAGTTATGGGTAACTTAGTGGCATTGCAAGAAAAATCCTTTTCACAGGCCGAAAAAACAAGGCTGCAGGAGTTTTATCAACAAAAAGTGAAAAACAGTATTAGGGGACCATATTAA
- the xylB gene encoding xylulokinase has product MKYCLGVDLGTSAVKILLVDKEGNVVHEVSKSYPLIHEKSGYSEQNPEEWFQKTLAGLTEIMEVFEGEKEDIEGISFSGQMHGLVLLNEEKQVLRNAILWNDTRTTEQCQIIIDKAGDKLLEITKNPALEGFTLPKLLWVKQYEEEIFDQAAVFLLPKDYLRFRLTGNIHTEYSDAAGTLLLDISKKEWSTELCELFGIDSSLCPPLVESHAFVGTVTAEITKKTGLSCQVFAGGADNACGAIGAGILADGKTLCSIGTSGVVLSYEEKADKDFEGKVHYFNHGEENAYYTMGVTLAAGHSLSWFKETFAENIGFDELLEELNNVPIGANGLLFTPYLAGERTPHPDAAIRASFIGMDAAHKRRDFVRAVLEGITFSLNESIEIFRASGKTINTIISIGGGAKNENWLQMQADIFKARVQKLSSEQGPGMGAAMLAAVGAGWYISLQECAEKMLQPAKEFEPIQENVTRYEDLYRIYQKVYSQTKTLSEELTQFRK; this is encoded by the coding sequence ATGAAGTATTGCTTAGGAGTAGATTTAGGTACAAGTGCTGTAAAGATTTTGCTTGTAGATAAAGAGGGGAATGTTGTTCATGAAGTATCAAAATCTTATCCACTCATTCATGAAAAATCGGGCTATAGTGAACAAAACCCTGAGGAATGGTTCCAAAAAACGCTTGCAGGATTAACGGAAATAATGGAAGTCTTTGAAGGGGAGAAAGAGGATATTGAAGGCATCAGCTTTTCAGGGCAAATGCATGGCCTTGTTTTGTTAAATGAGGAGAAGCAGGTATTGCGGAACGCAATACTATGGAATGATACGAGAACGACAGAGCAGTGCCAAATTATTATCGACAAAGCAGGGGACAAACTGCTTGAGATAACAAAAAACCCAGCATTGGAAGGCTTTACCCTGCCTAAGCTGCTATGGGTTAAGCAATACGAAGAGGAAATATTCGATCAAGCGGCTGTTTTTCTGCTGCCAAAGGATTATTTGCGCTTTAGGCTCACTGGAAACATACATACAGAATACTCCGATGCAGCAGGCACACTGCTTCTGGATATAAGTAAAAAGGAATGGAGCACAGAGCTTTGTGAACTGTTTGGAATTGATAGCAGCCTTTGTCCTCCGCTTGTAGAATCACATGCTTTTGTTGGTACTGTTACTGCTGAAATTACGAAGAAAACAGGTTTATCCTGCCAAGTGTTCGCTGGTGGAGCTGACAATGCATGTGGCGCGATTGGGGCAGGTATACTTGCAGATGGAAAAACACTTTGCAGCATCGGTACATCTGGTGTCGTTCTTTCCTATGAAGAAAAAGCAGACAAGGATTTTGAAGGGAAGGTACATTATTTCAATCATGGTGAGGAAAATGCCTACTATACGATGGGGGTAACATTAGCAGCAGGGCATAGCTTAAGCTGGTTTAAAGAAACGTTTGCTGAAAATATTGGTTTTGATGAACTGCTTGAAGAACTAAATAATGTTCCGATTGGGGCAAATGGACTGTTGTTTACTCCTTATTTGGCAGGTGAAAGAACACCGCATCCAGATGCTGCAATTCGCGCCAGCTTTATTGGCATGGATGCTGCTCACAAACGCAGGGATTTTGTTCGTGCAGTGCTGGAAGGAATCACTTTTTCATTGAATGAATCAATTGAGATTTTTCGAGCGAGCGGAAAGACAATCAACACGATTATCTCGATTGGCGGCGGAGCTAAAAACGAAAACTGGCTGCAAATGCAGGCAGATATTTTTAAGGCAAGGGTGCAAAAGCTATCAAGTGAACAGGGTCCTGGAATGGGTGCGGCAATGCTTGCAGCAGTTGGAGCAGGCTGGTACATCTCCCTTCAGGAATGCGCTGAAAAAATGCTTCAGCCTGCGAAGGAATTTGAGCCTATTCAAGAGAATGTTACAAGGTATGAAGATTTATATCGAATTTACCAAAAGGTGTATAGTCAAACTAAAACGCTGTCTGAGGAGTTAACACAGTTCCGAAAGTAA